Proteins from a single region of Bogoriella caseilytica:
- a CDS encoding TetR family transcriptional regulator produces MTEPEMGLRELKKQMTRQAITNAALRLTREKGLDSVTVDEIAREAFVSPRTVSNYFTSKEEAVLSAGALDWRSVIEEFARDPRTERPLEVMCELMCQFIRARPRDELELLRQSIELVDANPSLRSYQSAAITRLEDVVRDLMATRTGIDPATHMYPWLVAAAAGSAVRSALRLWEHSGADADRLPELIEEAFGQISAGLPAPQE; encoded by the coding sequence GTGACGGAACCTGAGATGGGGCTGCGGGAGCTCAAGAAGCAGATGACCCGCCAGGCGATCACGAACGCCGCCCTTCGGCTGACCCGCGAGAAGGGGCTCGATTCCGTCACCGTCGACGAGATCGCACGCGAGGCCTTCGTCTCACCCCGCACGGTCTCGAATTACTTCACTTCCAAGGAAGAGGCCGTCCTCTCGGCCGGGGCCCTCGACTGGCGGAGCGTCATCGAGGAGTTCGCCAGAGATCCACGCACCGAGCGCCCGCTCGAGGTGATGTGCGAGCTCATGTGCCAGTTCATCCGTGCCCGGCCACGCGACGAGCTGGAACTGCTCCGCCAGAGCATCGAGCTCGTTGATGCCAATCCCTCCCTGCGGTCTTACCAGTCCGCGGCGATCACCCGGCTCGAGGACGTCGTCCGGGATCTCATGGCAACCCGGACCGGCATCGACCCGGCCACCCATATGTATCCCTGGCTGGTGGCCGCCGCCGCCGGCTCGGCGGTCAGATCCGCCCTGCGCCTGTGGGAGCACTCGGGGGCGGACGCCGATCGGCTGCCTGAGCTCATCGAGGAGGCCTTCGGCCAGATCAGTGCCGGCCTTCCCGCTCCTCAGGAGTGA
- a CDS encoding type II secretion system F family protein: MPPLIMIAVAFVAMALCALTWAVLAGPDRGRERTLDNLHRGLHQRPEQSASSAEGSGSGVLAAITRRLTPSASLRQLERLLMRAGRPPAWPVERLAAAKLLGAGVSATLSLLFISSEPRPLTVLVGGGATVVCYFLPELLLHSRGQERSQEIALGLADTLDQMTIAVEAGLGFDSAMARAGKNGTGPLAEELIRTLQDIQLGQSRREAYESLALRTEVPDLRRFVRSLIQADAYGIAVADVLRTQAAEMRVKRRQRAEEKAMQIPVKVIFPLMMCILPVLFIVLLGPAVMDIIDAFG, from the coding sequence GTGCCACCGCTGATCATGATCGCCGTCGCGTTCGTCGCGATGGCACTGTGTGCGCTGACCTGGGCCGTCCTGGCCGGCCCCGACCGGGGGCGCGAGCGCACGCTGGACAATCTGCACCGCGGGCTGCACCAGCGCCCGGAGCAGAGCGCTTCGTCTGCTGAGGGTTCCGGCAGCGGGGTGCTGGCCGCGATCACGCGCCGCCTGACGCCCAGCGCCTCCCTCCGCCAACTGGAGCGCCTGCTCATGCGCGCCGGACGCCCTCCCGCCTGGCCGGTGGAGCGGCTGGCGGCAGCCAAGCTCCTCGGGGCCGGGGTGAGCGCCACGCTGAGCCTGTTGTTCATCAGCAGCGAGCCCCGACCGCTCACGGTGCTGGTCGGTGGTGGCGCGACCGTGGTGTGCTACTTCTTGCCCGAGTTGTTGCTGCACAGCCGCGGGCAGGAGCGCAGTCAGGAGATCGCTTTGGGGCTGGCCGACACCCTGGACCAGATGACGATCGCGGTCGAGGCCGGTCTCGGCTTCGATTCCGCCATGGCCCGGGCAGGGAAGAACGGCACGGGCCCTCTCGCCGAGGAGCTCATCCGCACTCTGCAGGACATCCAGCTGGGCCAATCACGCCGCGAAGCCTATGAATCCCTCGCTCTGCGGACCGAGGTGCCCGATCTCCGCCGGTTCGTGCGCTCCCTCATCCAAGCCGATGCCTATGGCATTGCCGTGGCCGACGTGCTGCGCACCCAGGCCGCCGAGATGCGCGTCAAACGCCGTCAGCGCGCCGAGGAGAAGGCCATGCAGATCCCCGTCAAGGTCATCTTCCCGCTCATGATGTGCATTCTGCCCGTGCTGTTCATCGTGTTGCTCGGGCCGGCTGTCATGGACATCATCGACGCCTTCGGTTAG
- a CDS encoding pilus assembly protein TadG-related protein has translation MQRLRQERGAVSVTVALLIVPLIAFAAIAIDIAAMHAERQQLQTGADAAALAIAQDCARDACEDPGHTAQEFATANTNSEATATVDPVPTPASGQVTVQNSGLRGHWFAPVLGFDETAITASASAGWGAPSGGTSMLPLALSYCEWWNQTGGGTPSGSTARTIYLAGTGPTPGCPGPSGTVPGGFGWLRTDPGTCNVTTAIMQTLPTDTGVSVSSGCTPADFVALQNSTVLLPIFDRTEGTGSGARYRVYGYAALTITGYSFGGQYRWNNPCSGDARCVRGYFTELVDLSDAFDYSPAAPELGAAIVSLLPGPE, from the coding sequence ATGCAACGGCTGAGGCAGGAACGCGGCGCGGTCAGCGTCACGGTCGCGCTGTTGATCGTGCCGCTGATCGCCTTCGCGGCCATCGCCATCGACATCGCGGCCATGCATGCCGAGCGGCAGCAGCTCCAGACCGGTGCGGACGCCGCTGCGCTCGCTATCGCCCAGGACTGCGCCCGCGATGCCTGCGAGGATCCGGGCCACACGGCGCAGGAGTTCGCGACCGCCAATACCAACAGTGAGGCCACCGCCACCGTGGATCCGGTCCCCACGCCGGCCTCAGGACAGGTGACGGTGCAGAACTCCGGGCTGCGTGGGCACTGGTTCGCTCCCGTCCTCGGCTTTGACGAGACCGCGATCACCGCCTCAGCCAGCGCCGGCTGGGGAGCGCCGTCCGGCGGAACCTCGATGCTGCCGCTGGCCCTGTCGTACTGCGAATGGTGGAACCAGACCGGCGGCGGCACACCGTCCGGGAGCACCGCCCGGACCATCTACCTCGCCGGCACCGGCCCCACCCCGGGATGCCCCGGCCCTTCGGGCACTGTGCCTGGGGGCTTTGGCTGGCTCCGGACCGACCCGGGTACCTGCAACGTCACCACTGCGATCATGCAGACCCTGCCCACGGACACCGGCGTCTCGGTCTCGTCGGGATGTACCCCGGCGGACTTCGTCGCGCTGCAGAACTCCACGGTGCTTCTCCCGATCTTCGACCGCACCGAGGGAACGGGCTCCGGCGCTCGATATCGCGTGTACGGCTACGCTGCCCTGACCATCACCGGCTACAGCTTCGGCGGTCAGTACCGCTGGAACAACCCGTGCTCCGGTGATGCGCGCTGCGTCCGGGGGTACTTCACAGAACTTGTGGACCTCTCCGACGCCTTCGACTACAGTCCGGCCGCCCCGGAGCTGGGCGCGGCGATCGTCTCCCTGCTCCCCGGCCCCGAGTGA
- a CDS encoding type II secretion system F family protein → MASAAAMGITACALALFIGGYLLLSPGPVRVPRDRRRPAHEAGPTVLASTATAATALVGRALRWRGAPGASALEQAGIRMRLQDFVFLVMVTALAAGALGLVVSGPLLAIVLALLVPVGARILLVIRASRRRTAFADQLDDSLQLMASSLRAGHSLLQAMASVSREAEEPTSEEFARVINETRVGRELGEALEETAARMGSEDFVWVTQAIAINREVGGNLAEVLDGVGETIRERNQIRRQVKALAAEGKLSAYVLMALPFGITAFLSWANPQYLARFTQSLAGYALIALSIVLLIAGGVWLRKVVSFRF, encoded by the coding sequence ATGGCGTCCGCGGCCGCCATGGGGATCACGGCCTGTGCGCTGGCCCTGTTCATCGGCGGCTACCTGCTCCTGAGCCCAGGCCCGGTGCGGGTGCCGCGTGATCGGCGTCGTCCTGCACATGAGGCCGGCCCCACGGTGCTGGCCAGCACCGCGACGGCGGCCACGGCGCTGGTCGGCCGTGCCTTGAGGTGGCGCGGCGCGCCCGGCGCCAGCGCCTTGGAGCAGGCCGGGATAAGAATGCGGTTGCAGGACTTCGTCTTCCTGGTGATGGTCACAGCCCTGGCCGCCGGTGCCCTCGGCCTGGTGGTCTCCGGCCCGCTGCTCGCGATCGTGCTGGCGCTCCTCGTACCCGTGGGAGCGAGGATCCTCCTCGTCATCCGGGCCAGCCGCCGCCGGACCGCTTTCGCCGATCAGCTCGACGACTCCCTGCAGCTCATGGCCAGCAGCCTCCGGGCCGGACACAGCCTGCTCCAGGCCATGGCCTCGGTCTCCCGCGAAGCCGAGGAACCCACCTCCGAGGAGTTCGCCCGGGTGATCAACGAGACTCGTGTGGGCCGGGAACTCGGTGAGGCCCTGGAGGAGACCGCCGCGCGCATGGGCAGCGAGGACTTCGTCTGGGTCACCCAGGCCATCGCCATCAACCGTGAAGTGGGCGGGAACCTCGCCGAGGTTCTCGACGGCGTCGGCGAGACCATCCGGGAGCGCAACCAGATTCGCCGCCAGGTCAAGGCACTCGCCGCCGAGGGCAAGCTCTCGGCCTACGTCCTGATGGCCCTGCCCTTCGGGATCACGGCCTTCCTTTCCTGGGCCAACCCCCAGTACCTGGCCAGGTTCACGCAGAGCTTGGCCGGCTATGCCTTGATCGCCCTCTCCATCGTGCTGCTGATCGCCGGTGGGGTGTGGCTGCGCAAGGTCGTGAGCTTCAGGTTCTGA
- a CDS encoding CpaF family protein — protein sequence MNLSQRLQAARAPGDQPPSAGIGPDIEAGAAADLSPVAEASPAPVLGPPPPAPPEPVTGRRTLTARQSAPATSPPATVQATATPTAGADALTRLKDRAAKALFERMGARLNDPSLSEEQLHDLVRSELNHVVEGEKVPLTPEQRQRLISEVQDDVLGHGPLERLLADPSVTEIMVNGPDMIYIEHSGKLTRSAARFASEDHLRRVIERIVSRVGRRIDESSPLVDARLADGSRVNAVVPPLAFNGSSLTIRKFSKDPFQVDDLIHFGTLSPEMAELLRACVQARLNIIVSGGTGSGKTTLLNVLSSFIPEGERIVTIEDAVELQLQQEHVVRLESRPPNVEGKGEIGIRDLVRNSLRMRPDRIVVGEVRGGETLDMLQAMNTGHDGSLSTVHANSPRDAIARLETLVLMAGMDLPLRAIREQIASAVDVVVQLTRLRDGTRRVTAVTEVQGMEGQTVTLQDAFLFDYSAGVDAAGRFLGRPLPTGVRPRFTDRFAELGISLSPRVFGTDHSPGGFR from the coding sequence ATGAACCTCTCCCAGCGATTGCAGGCAGCACGTGCCCCGGGCGACCAGCCCCCATCGGCCGGAATCGGCCCGGACATCGAGGCCGGCGCCGCGGCCGACCTGAGCCCAGTGGCCGAAGCGAGCCCTGCCCCGGTGCTGGGTCCGCCACCACCGGCTCCGCCGGAACCGGTCACGGGCCGCCGGACCCTGACTGCCCGCCAGAGCGCACCCGCCACCTCGCCACCGGCCACGGTGCAGGCCACGGCTACGCCGACAGCGGGGGCCGATGCGCTGACCCGGCTCAAGGATCGCGCAGCGAAGGCCCTGTTCGAGCGGATGGGGGCGCGCCTGAACGACCCCTCCCTGAGCGAGGAGCAGCTCCACGATCTGGTGCGCAGCGAGCTCAACCACGTGGTGGAAGGGGAGAAGGTGCCGCTGACTCCCGAGCAGCGCCAGCGCCTCATCAGCGAGGTGCAGGACGACGTGCTGGGCCACGGGCCGCTGGAACGGCTCCTGGCCGATCCCAGCGTCACCGAGATCATGGTCAACGGCCCGGACATGATCTACATCGAGCACAGCGGGAAGCTCACCCGCAGCGCAGCACGCTTCGCCTCCGAGGATCACCTGCGGCGCGTGATCGAACGAATCGTCTCGCGTGTGGGCCGCCGGATCGACGAGTCCTCCCCACTGGTGGATGCCCGCCTGGCCGACGGGTCGCGCGTGAACGCTGTGGTCCCGCCCCTGGCCTTCAACGGTTCCTCACTGACGATCCGCAAGTTCTCCAAGGATCCCTTTCAGGTCGACGATCTCATTCACTTCGGCACGCTCTCTCCAGAGATGGCCGAGCTGCTGCGGGCCTGCGTGCAGGCGCGGCTGAACATCATCGTCTCCGGCGGCACCGGCAGCGGGAAAACGACTCTGCTGAACGTGTTGTCCTCTTTCATCCCCGAAGGCGAGCGCATCGTGACCATCGAGGATGCGGTCGAGCTGCAACTGCAGCAGGAGCACGTGGTGCGCCTGGAGTCCCGCCCGCCCAACGTCGAGGGCAAGGGCGAGATCGGCATCCGTGACCTGGTGCGCAACTCCCTGCGCATGCGGCCTGATCGGATCGTGGTCGGGGAAGTCCGGGGCGGCGAGACGCTGGACATGCTCCAGGCGATGAACACCGGCCATGACGGCTCTCTGTCCACCGTGCACGCCAACTCACCCCGCGATGCCATCGCGCGCCTGGAGACGCTGGTGCTCATGGCAGGGATGGACCTGCCCCTGCGCGCGATCCGGGAACAGATCGCCTCGGCCGTCGACGTCGTCGTCCAGCTCACCCGCCTGCGCGACGGCACCCGGCGAGTCACCGCCGTCACCGAGGTCCAGGGCATGGAGGGCCAGACCGTGACCTTGCAGGACGCCTTCCTCTTCGACTATTCGGCAGGCGTGGACGCCGCCGGGCGGTTCCTGGGCAGGCCGCTCCCCACCGGGGTCCGCCCGCGCTTCACCGACCGCTTCGCCGAGCTCGGCATCAGCCTCTCCCCCCGGGTCTTCGGTACCGACCACTCACCCGGGGGGTTCCGGTGA
- the rlmB gene encoding 23S rRNA (guanosine(2251)-2'-O)-methyltransferase RlmB, with amino-acid sequence MAGNSQRRGAVRKPGSKKGMQVGSGGQRRRGLEGKGPTPKAEERDYHPAAKKKAAAEKRKAAGGRTAAETGPRAGSGARSSGAPISEAKVRRIRAAAGIEAGSDLIAGRNPVTEAVRAGVPLRRVLLSGGKPTDERLSEVVRTATALGAPLIEISRTDLDVLTENAVHQGVAIEVPPYDYRDIEDLLEAAERSGRPPLIIALDQVTDPHNLGAVLRSGGAFGAHGVVVPERRSAGVGATAWKVSAGAAARVPVARVTNLVRSLEALKEAGCFVVGLDGGGEVPVRDLQVATEPLVLVTGAEGKGLSRLVRESCDVIASIPIASDVESLNAAVATGIALYEVDRLRAQA; translated from the coding sequence ATGGCCGGGAACTCACAGCGCCGCGGAGCGGTGCGCAAACCAGGATCGAAGAAGGGCATGCAGGTGGGCTCGGGTGGCCAGCGCCGCCGCGGGCTCGAGGGCAAGGGCCCCACACCCAAGGCCGAGGAGCGTGACTACCACCCGGCAGCCAAGAAGAAGGCGGCCGCCGAGAAGCGCAAGGCTGCGGGTGGGCGCACTGCTGCCGAGACCGGGCCACGGGCAGGGAGCGGGGCACGCAGCTCGGGCGCGCCGATCTCCGAGGCGAAGGTGCGCCGCATTCGCGCCGCCGCCGGGATCGAAGCCGGCTCGGACCTGATCGCCGGGCGCAATCCGGTCACCGAAGCCGTGCGCGCGGGCGTCCCGCTGCGCCGGGTGCTGCTCTCGGGGGGCAAGCCCACCGACGAGCGCCTCTCCGAGGTGGTACGTACCGCCACCGCGCTGGGTGCGCCGCTGATCGAGATCTCACGCACCGACCTGGACGTGCTCACCGAGAACGCCGTCCACCAGGGTGTGGCCATCGAGGTCCCGCCCTACGACTACCGCGACATCGAAGACCTGCTCGAGGCGGCCGAACGCAGTGGCCGCCCGCCGCTGATCATCGCGCTGGACCAGGTGACCGACCCGCACAACCTCGGCGCGGTACTGCGCAGCGGCGGTGCCTTCGGCGCACACGGCGTCGTCGTACCCGAGCGCCGCTCTGCGGGCGTGGGGGCCACGGCCTGGAAGGTCTCGGCCGGCGCTGCGGCGCGGGTACCGGTGGCGCGGGTGACGAACCTGGTGCGTTCCCTCGAAGCGCTGAAGGAGGCCGGTTGCTTCGTGGTCGGCCTCGACGGCGGCGGCGAAGTGCCGGTCCGCGACCTGCAGGTGGCCACTGAGCCGCTGGTGCTGGTCACCGGCGCGGAGGGCAAGGGGCTCTCCCGGCTCGTGCGCGAGAGCTGTGACGTGATCGCTTCGATCCCGATCGCCTCGGACGTGGAGTCCTTGAACGCCGCAGTGGCCACCGGCATCGCGCTCTACGAGGTGGACCGCCTCCGAGCACAGGCGTAG
- the cpaB gene encoding Flp pilus assembly protein CpaB, producing the protein MNRRVLAAVVALLLAAVGSFVLLQYVSAADQRAVAGLEPVRVLVTTEAIAEGTPAEDLAESVSSELVPATAVGPGALSSLDELGGQVTATALEPGEQVLAGRFILPEELAETAEVEVPDDLHQVSILLEPQRVLGGQLAPGAAVGVIISVDGEDPRTHLTLHQVLVTRVQGGITSASPEAEDGSAPPAPAPMPEGSVMVTLALSPDEAEKLVFAAEFERVWLSLEGPEAPESGTRIVARDTVHE; encoded by the coding sequence ATGAATCGTCGTGTCCTGGCCGCCGTCGTGGCCCTTCTGCTGGCCGCAGTGGGCTCGTTCGTGCTTCTCCAGTACGTCTCCGCTGCTGATCAACGGGCCGTGGCCGGCCTCGAGCCCGTCCGGGTGCTGGTCACCACGGAAGCCATCGCCGAAGGAACCCCGGCCGAGGACCTCGCCGAGTCGGTCTCCAGTGAGCTCGTTCCCGCGACCGCGGTGGGCCCCGGGGCGCTGTCCAGCCTGGATGAGCTCGGCGGACAGGTGACGGCCACCGCTCTTGAACCGGGCGAACAGGTGCTCGCCGGCCGCTTCATCCTCCCGGAGGAGCTGGCTGAGACCGCCGAGGTCGAGGTCCCCGACGATCTGCACCAGGTCTCCATCCTGCTGGAGCCGCAACGCGTGCTGGGCGGGCAGCTGGCCCCCGGCGCCGCCGTGGGGGTCATCATCTCCGTGGATGGCGAAGACCCACGGACACACCTGACCCTGCACCAGGTGCTGGTCACCAGGGTGCAAGGCGGCATCACCTCCGCCTCCCCGGAGGCAGAGGACGGTTCGGCTCCTCCGGCTCCGGCGCCGATGCCGGAAGGCAGCGTGATGGTGACCTTGGCGCTCAGCCCGGATGAGGCGGAGAAGCTCGTCTTCGCCGCCGAGTTCGAGAGGGTATGGCTCTCCCTGGAGGGCCCGGAGGCACCAGAGTCCGGTACTCGCATCGTCGCCCGAGACACCGTGCACGAATGA
- a CDS encoding Flp family type IVb pilin, protein MSRAAAYFATLLTLVGDRLGDRRDERGATAVEYGLMVGLIAVVIIVAVIALGENLLDMFTDVNTALTGEGTEG, encoded by the coding sequence ATGAGCCGTGCAGCCGCGTACTTCGCCACCCTCCTCACCCTCGTGGGCGACCGCCTCGGAGACCGCCGTGATGAGCGCGGCGCCACCGCCGTGGAGTACGGCCTGATGGTTGGCCTCATTGCCGTGGTCATCATCGTGGCCGTCATCGCCCTCGGTGAGAACCTCCTGGACATGTTCACCGATGTGAACACCGCGCTCACCGGCGAGGGCACGGAGGGCTGA
- a CDS encoding MerR family transcriptional regulator — protein MARDGAGDLALLSIGELARASGLSISALRFYDRQGLLRPAEVSAHSGYRWYAAAQIEEAQLLAALRTLGLPLAEMAAVLARPGESASLLAAHLDRLEEELTGAREQVSSIGRRWGATRTGAGGAAGGNNRRTPDSGEPTTLLVTASALADGLRTVRHAVGDDPDMPAIHGVLLVAITGALRLAATDRTRAAFAEVPGAVTGRFRALLPTAAVDALVARLADMRGQAELLLRWRKPRLSMRAGIETVLEEDLPEAAFPDLSHAIPKARQSAMVDGAALARALATTPEVQTWWLAPGGALTPAGSAVPEDAALVNRDYLADALQALEEQAVRLDFDGPAQPLALRRAEDPGSFSVLLPITPEEREGRH, from the coding sequence ATGGCACGCGATGGCGCAGGAGACCTGGCGCTGCTCAGCATCGGGGAGCTGGCGCGCGCCTCGGGCCTGAGCATCAGCGCGCTGCGCTTCTACGACCGTCAGGGCCTGCTCCGCCCGGCGGAAGTCTCCGCTCACTCCGGCTACCGCTGGTATGCCGCCGCCCAGATCGAGGAGGCGCAGCTCCTGGCCGCGCTGCGCACGCTCGGCCTGCCACTTGCGGAGATGGCCGCGGTGCTGGCCCGCCCCGGCGAGTCCGCCTCACTGCTAGCCGCGCACCTGGATCGCCTCGAGGAGGAGCTGACCGGCGCCCGGGAGCAGGTCAGCTCGATCGGACGGCGGTGGGGCGCGACCCGCACCGGCGCGGGGGGTGCGGCAGGCGGCAACAACCGCCGGACCCCTGACTCCGGTGAGCCCACCACGCTCCTCGTGACCGCCTCGGCGCTCGCCGATGGTCTCCGCACCGTCCGGCACGCTGTCGGCGACGACCCGGACATGCCGGCCATCCACGGCGTCCTCTTGGTCGCGATCACCGGCGCCCTGCGCCTCGCCGCCACCGATCGCACGCGCGCCGCCTTCGCCGAGGTGCCCGGAGCGGTCACCGGGCGGTTCCGAGCCCTGTTGCCCACCGCGGCAGTCGATGCCCTCGTGGCGCGGCTCGCCGACATGCGCGGGCAGGCCGAGCTGTTGCTGAGGTGGCGGAAACCGCGGCTGAGCATGCGGGCCGGGATCGAGACCGTCCTTGAGGAAGACCTACCCGAGGCGGCCTTCCCGGATCTCAGCCATGCCATCCCCAAGGCACGGCAATCCGCCATGGTCGATGGCGCAGCACTGGCCCGCGCCCTGGCCACCACGCCCGAAGTGCAGACCTGGTGGCTCGCGCCGGGCGGAGCCCTCACGCCGGCCGGATCGGCAGTGCCCGAGGACGCGGCACTGGTGAATCGCGACTACCTGGCGGATGCCCTCCAAGCCTTGGAGGAGCAGGCAGTACGGCTCGATTTCGACGGCCCAGCCCAGCCGCTGGCGTTGCGGCGCGCGGAAGACCCGGGCTCCTTCTCCGTGCTGCTCCCCATCACTCCTGAGGAGCGGGAAGGCCGGCACTGA
- a CDS encoding AAA family ATPase, with the protein MSHIVLASASADLSGRVQDAVEGVRLLSLLPGPLPATPARLLEQLGDAGSPDVVVLDTALSGSEEVLSLAARFEQQHPGIAVVLVSDQAAEISLAAMRAGVRDILPVVEDSLEIRRVLSRAYQYAQAYRASQDGADGPAPTGRIISVVSAKGGVGKTTVATNLAVGLARVAPHATVLVDLDLQFGDAASALNLDPEFSLPDAVRGPAVRDTMALKTFLTQHETGLYVLCGPPTPAAADAVTTEDVERLLQMLASEFRYVVVDTAPGLSEHTLTVMDQTSDLVLVTSMDVPGIRGLRKELDTLAALNLSTETRHILVNLADTRAGLSRSDVEATLGTAVDLMLPRSKGAATSVNQGIPLLQSDARDPVTKRLRELVGLFSPAASRTAQPDRRAGRPRGRHRATRKGRR; encoded by the coding sequence ATGAGCCACATCGTCCTGGCCAGTGCCTCAGCGGACCTCAGCGGGCGGGTCCAGGACGCCGTCGAGGGCGTGCGGCTTCTGTCGCTGCTGCCCGGGCCGCTACCGGCCACCCCCGCCCGCCTCCTCGAGCAGCTCGGCGACGCGGGCAGCCCCGACGTCGTCGTGCTCGACACAGCGCTCTCGGGCAGCGAGGAGGTGCTCAGTCTCGCCGCGCGCTTCGAGCAGCAGCACCCGGGCATCGCCGTGGTGCTGGTCAGCGATCAGGCCGCAGAGATCAGCCTGGCGGCGATGCGTGCCGGTGTGCGGGACATCCTGCCCGTTGTGGAGGATTCGCTCGAGATCCGGCGGGTGCTCAGCCGGGCCTACCAATACGCGCAGGCCTATCGCGCGAGCCAGGACGGCGCTGATGGTCCGGCGCCCACGGGCCGGATCATCAGCGTGGTCTCGGCCAAGGGCGGGGTCGGTAAGACCACCGTGGCCACCAATCTTGCCGTCGGCCTGGCCCGGGTAGCCCCTCATGCCACGGTGCTCGTCGACCTGGACCTGCAGTTCGGCGACGCCGCGAGCGCCCTGAACCTGGATCCTGAGTTCAGCCTGCCTGATGCGGTGCGAGGCCCGGCGGTGCGCGACACCATGGCCCTCAAGACCTTCCTCACCCAGCACGAAACCGGGCTCTATGTCCTGTGCGGGCCTCCGACGCCGGCTGCTGCGGACGCCGTCACTACCGAGGATGTCGAACGCCTGCTGCAGATGCTGGCCTCGGAGTTCCGCTACGTGGTGGTCGACACCGCCCCCGGTCTGTCGGAGCACACCCTCACAGTGATGGACCAGACCAGTGATCTGGTGCTGGTGACCAGCATGGACGTCCCCGGCATCCGGGGTCTGCGCAAGGAACTGGACACGTTGGCCGCCCTGAACCTGTCCACCGAGACCCGGCACATCCTCGTGAACCTCGCGGATACCCGCGCCGGCCTCTCGCGGAGCGACGTCGAGGCCACCCTGGGGACCGCGGTAGATCTGATGCTGCCGCGGTCCAAGGGCGCAGCGACCTCGGTCAATCAAGGCATTCCGCTCCTGCAGAGTGACGCGCGTGACCCGGTGACCAAAAGGCTGCGCGAACTCGTGGGGCTTTTCTCCCCGGCGGCGTCGCGTACCGCGCAACCCGATCGCCGGGCGGGGCGTCCGCGCGGTCGGCATCGCGCCACCCGGAAAGGCAGACGATGA
- a CDS encoding TadE/TadG family type IV pilus assembly protein: protein MREQHRDRGAAAVEFALVLPLLVALVLGIAELGRAYHVQTTLSNAARDGVRVMALQNDPVAARVAARASASPLTLSDEQISVTPASCAAIGTTSAGTATVTVTYPFRLIGGFLPIDDFTVTGQGTMRCNG from the coding sequence ATGCGGGAACAGCATCGCGATCGCGGCGCCGCTGCCGTGGAGTTCGCGCTGGTGCTGCCGCTGCTGGTGGCCCTGGTCCTCGGGATTGCGGAGCTGGGCCGGGCGTACCACGTCCAGACCACGCTCTCCAATGCCGCTCGGGACGGCGTCCGGGTGATGGCCCTGCAGAACGATCCGGTAGCTGCCCGTGTGGCCGCACGGGCCTCGGCCAGCCCGCTGACCCTCAGCGATGAGCAGATCAGTGTCACACCGGCCAGCTGTGCCGCCATCGGCACCACCTCGGCCGGGACGGCCACGGTCACCGTGACCTATCCCTTCCGGCTCATCGGCGGCTTCCTGCCGATCGACGATTTCACAGTGACAGGTCAGGGGACCATGCGATGCAACGGCTGA